The Eggerthella guodeyinii sequence CGAAGACCTCGACCTGCCGTTCATCCGCCGCGCGAACCGCCTGATCGGCGTCGACGACGTAGCGTACCTGCTGAGCTCGCACTACAACGGCACGGCGTTCGACCCGCTCGGCTCCGACGGCGACGAGCGCACCCGCACGCGCTACCGTGCCGTCTCGCTGTCGCGCACGCAGGAGGGCCACATCCTGCAGGTGCGCCCCAACCTGCCGCCCGAGCGCGCCGGCGTGCACTGGGTGGCGCTTGCCACCACGGCGTTCTCGCCATTCGTGCCGTTCTTCGCGAACGCGTCGGCCGCGCACCCCGCCTGGGAGCGCGCCGACGAGCGCCCCGAGGGCGACAGCGCGTATTGGCTGCTGCGCACGCTGGGGATGCTGGCCGAGAGCCGCTACGCGCTGGCGGCGAAGCCCGTCGACGACTTCCTCGCCGCATGCCGCCAGAAAGCGCACGCGTTCGTGGTCGCCACCGACGCGTCCAGCGCAGGCCTCTCCGGCGAGGAGCTGACCGCGGCCCTCACCGAAGCGAACCGCGCCTTCATGGACGAGCTGCTGGCCGACGCGCGCACCCTCGTGCAGGACCTCGTCATGGCAGGGGCCGAGGATTCCCGCCTGTCGTTCGAGATGGACGCGAACCTGTAGCGCCTCCGCAGCCAAAGCGGCGTTCCGCAGAAAGCTTTTGTCTTGCCCCTCCCTTCCCCGAGACGCTTGTCTGCGGGGAAAGGATCGCGATCGGGCGCTTTTTGCACAAAAAACCTCGACGTGCGAAACCTCCCGATGCTGTTGAGCGGGGACGCGCCGCGTCACCTCGCGAGAATCCCCAGGTCGTAGGCGTGAGTCCGTCCATCAGGCGAGGTATGCATGCCGAAGCCCGACCCTGCGATCGACTATGAGGGCCTTCAAGGTTCGCACGTCGCCTGTTTTCGTGCACCAGGACGCGAATCGCGTGTCGACAGCACATACCCCAGCTCTTTCGACCATCGTGCGCCGAACGGGGAGCCGGGGTGCTCGCTTCCGCGTCAGGCAACCTCGAGCGCATCGTCCGCCACGGCGTCGTTCGTCGCCGGCAGATCCGCCAGGCCCTTCTTCAGCACGCGGAACGTGATCAACCCGATGACGAACGCGGCGGCCGCCGTGCCCACCGCCACCGGTACGAGGTTTCCGCGCAGCGTATCGAACAGCCCGCCGTAGACGAGCTGGCCGATGGGCTGGGCGCAGTTCGACAGCGACATGGTGAGCGCGATGACCTTCCCCACCAGATGGCCGGGCGTTTCAAGCTGCACGAACGAGATGGCCTGGATACTGAACATCGTCGCGCACGCCATGGACACGAACAGGCCCGCCACCACCATGCCGTACGCCGCCATCGCGTCCATCGGCACGCCCAGCACCACGGCGATCGGCAGCAGTCCCAACGCCGACACCAGCAGGAACAGCGGCGCGCTGCTCAGCTTCAAGCGCTTCGCGAACACGCCCACCGAGATGCCGCCCGCCAAACCGCCCAGCGCCATGGCGCCCTCGGCGAAGCCCATGTACTGGTTCGGTAGCCCGAGTATCTGCGTGATGGTCACCGGGGCGCCGATGAGGATGAACGCCGTCAACGTGAGGTTGATGCCGGCGACGAGGAAGATGACCTTGAGGATGACCGTGCGTTCATGGCGCAGGAACGAGAAGCTTTCTGCGATGTCGTTTACCACGGTGCGCACCACGCCCACCGAGCTGCGCTCGACGGCATCGCGGGGAATGCGCACGAAAGCAACGATGACCAGCGTCGACAGCGCGAATGCCACCCCGGACACGAACACCACCGGCTCGATGCCGAACAGGCCGAACAGCAGGCCGCCCAGCACGGGGCCCACGAGGCCCGACAGCGCGCTGATCTGGCTGACGATGGCGGTTGCCCGTACGATGCCCTCGCGCGGAACGATGAACGGCACCGCCGCCTGCACGGTGGGCTGGTAGACGCTCTGCGCCGCGTACAGGATGATGAGCGCGCAGATGGACAGGCCGACGAGGTCGATAACGCCATCGAGCGCGAGGAAGGCGCCGCAGGTCACCGCCAAGATCGCGTCGAGCGCCGCCATGATGCGCCGCTTGTTCACGCGGTCGGCCGCCACCCCGCCGATGGGCGTCAGCACGATGTAGGGAATCCAGGCGCAGGCCGACACCGCGCCCATGAGTGCCGCCGACCCCGTTTGGTTCAGCACGTACAGCGGCAGGGCGAAGCGCAGCACCGCATCGCCGAACAGCGAGGCGATCTGCGCGAATATCACCGAGACGAACGATCGATTGAGCAATGTGTTCATGATGGTTCCTTTCATTTACATACGTTCGGTTGGTATGTATATTGGACAAAAAAGAAGGTTGCCAAGCAACCGCGGTTCCGGTGCGCGAAGAGCGCTCAGGAGCTTCGGGCGAGATCCAAGCCTAGCTCGACCTCCCCTCGCCTGTTTCTTCGGCATACCGGAATGTTTCACGTGAAACATTCGTTCGCATTATCTACGAGTTCACGGCATCGAACCTTTCATGGAATTGACTGCGGTACCCTTCCAGGATGCATGCGAGCCCGTCCTCCGCCAGAGACAACCCGCCAAGCGCTTTCACGATGTCGATGTAGTAGTCGATGCGCGTACGCAGCTCCTCGGCGGTGCACGCGCGGAACATGG is a genomic window containing:
- a CDS encoding MFS transporter — protein: MNTLLNRSFVSVIFAQIASLFGDAVLRFALPLYVLNQTGSAALMGAVSACAWIPYIVLTPIGGVAADRVNKRRIMAALDAILAVTCGAFLALDGVIDLVGLSICALIILYAAQSVYQPTVQAAVPFIVPREGIVRATAIVSQISALSGLVGPVLGGLLFGLFGIEPVVFVSGVAFALSTLVIVAFVRIPRDAVERSSVGVVRTVVNDIAESFSFLRHERTVILKVIFLVAGINLTLTAFILIGAPVTITQILGLPNQYMGFAEGAMALGGLAGGISVGVFAKRLKLSSAPLFLLVSALGLLPIAVVLGVPMDAMAAYGMVVAGLFVSMACATMFSIQAISFVQLETPGHLVGKVIALTMSLSNCAQPIGQLVYGGLFDTLRGNLVPVAVGTAAAAFVIGLITFRVLKKGLADLPATNDAVADDALEVA